The sequence CGCCTACCGGCCGACCATCGGTGGCAAACACCCGGACGTGATCGGCCAACCGGCCCGCTTCTGGTGGGCGGAGACCTGGGCGGTGCTCGGCCCGCTGCTCGACGACGTCCGGAGCACCGGCCGCTCCTACCGGGGCGAGGACCATCCCTTTATGCTGGACCGTTACGGCTTCGTCGAGCAGACCTACTTCAACGTCTCGTACGACCCGATCCGAGGTGACGACGGCTCGGTCAGTGGCGTCTACTGCATCGTCAGCGAGACCACAGGGCGGGTGCTCGGCGAGCGCCGGCTACGGGCGCTATCCGAGTTGGGTGCCGAGCTGAGCGACATCGGCAGCGCCGGGGAACTGGGCCGGACCGCCGCCGGGGTGCTCGGCCGGCACCGGGCGGACGTGCCGTTCGCCCTGATCTATCTGGCTGACGACAGCGGCCAGCTCACCCTGGCCGGTCACACCGGCACCACCCCGCCCGTCACCGACGTCACGTCGCAGCTGCTGGCCCGGTTGACCGCCGATGGCACGCCCGCCACGGTCGAGGTGGCCGCTCTGCTCGACGCGCTGCCGGTCGACGCCGCCGACCAGGCCCTCGTGCTGCCGCTCGCGGCGACCAACCAGACGGTTGGCGCGCTGGTCGTCGGCGTGGCCCGTCAGCTGCCGCTCAGCCACGACTACCGCGACTTCCTCGGCCTGGTCGCCGCCCAGATCTCCCGGGCGGTCGGCGCTCAGCGGGCGTACGAGCAGGAACGGGCCCGTGCCGCAGAACTGGCCGCGCTGGACCGGGCGAAGACCAACTTCTTCGCCAACGTCAGCCACGAGTTCCGCACTCCACTGACCCTGGTGCTCGGCCCGCTGGAGGACATGCTGGCCGATCCGGAGCTGCCCGCCACCGAAACCGACCGGCTCACCATGATGCACCGCAACGCACTGCGCCTGCTCAAGCTGGTCAACACCGTGCTGGACTTCTCCCGGCTGGAGTCCGGTCGGCTCGCCGCCCGCTACCAGCCCACCGACCTCGCCGGCTACACCGCCCGACTGGCCAGCACCTTCCGCTCGGCCACCGAACGGGCCGGGTTGCGACTGGTGGTGGACTGTCCGCCGCTGCCGACGCCGGGTTTCGTCGACCGGGACATGTGGGAGAAGATCGTCCTCAACCTGGTGTCGAACGCAGTCAAGTTCACCTTCGACGGCGAGATCCGGGTGCGGATCCGGGCCGTGGAGGGCGCGGCCCGGCTGGAGGTGACGGACACCGGCGTCGGCATCGTGCCGGACGAGCTGCCGCACGTCTTCGAACGGTTCCACCGGGTGCCCGGGGTGCGCGCGCGCACCCACGAGGGCACCGGCATCGGCCTCGCGCTGGTCCGGGAACTGGTCGAGATGCACGGCGGTGAGGTCGGGTTGACCAGCCAGGTCGACGAGGGCAGCACCTTCACGGTCACCATTCCGTTCGGCTCGGCGCACCTGCCGGCGGACCGGGTGGCGGCGTTCGACCCGCTGCCCGTGGGTGAACCGGAGCAGGCCCGGCTCTTCGTGGCGGAGACCGCGCTCTGGGCCGGTGTCGCGCCGACGCCCGAGTTCGACGGTCAGCCGGCGAAGACCAGTTCGGCGGGCCGGATCCTGGTCGTCGACGACAACGCCGACCTACAGGAGCACGTCAGCCGGCTACTCTCCCCGACCTGGGACGTGGTCACCGCGAACGACGGGCTCGATGCCCTGCCGCTGGCCCGCGAGGGCGGCTTCGACCTGGTGCTCACCGACGTGATGATGCCCCGGCTGGACGGGTTCGGGCTGGTGAGCGCGCTGCGCGCGGACCCGCGTACCCGGCATGTGCCGATCGTGCTGCTCTCCGCCCGCGCCGGCTCCGCGGAGGCCGTCGCCGGTCTCGCCGTCGGCGCCGACGACTACCTCACCAAGCCGTTCTCCGCGCAGGAGCTGATCGCCCGGGTACGGGCAAACGTGGAACTGGGCCAGCTGCGCGGGCAGATCATCCGCCGTCTCCGCGCGCTCGCCGACGCGGCGGTGGCGGTGAACACCGCCCGATCCACCGCCGACGTGCTCCAGGTCGCCGCCCGGCACGCGTTGAGCCTCGCCGAGGCGGCTCGGGTGGTGGTCACCGCGGCCGAGGCGCGCTTCGAGGCGGACGGCGGTGGCACCACCGCCGCCGACCCGTCCTTCGTGGCCGAGCTGACTGGCACCACCGGCAAGCAGCTCGGTGAGCTGCAGGTCTGGCGGGCGGATGGCGACGAGGCGCAGGCCGACGACGCCGCGCTGACCCAGCTGGCCCGGCTCGTCGGGGTGCGACTGGAGAACGCGCAGCTCTACGAAGCCGAACACCGCATCGCCACCACCCTGCAACACAGCCTGCTGCCCCGGTCGTTGCCCCAACTGCCCGGCGCGGTGGTGGCCAGCCGCTACCTGCCCGGCAGCGCCGACGTCGAGGTCGGCGGCGACTGGTACGACGCGATCGCGCTGAACGGCGACGAGCTGGTGCTGGTCATCGGCGACGTGGTCGGCAAGGGCGTCCGGGCCGCCGCGGCGATGGGGCAACTGCGCAACGCGCTGCGGGCGTACGTGCTGGAGGGTTTCGATCCGGGTGAGTCGCTGACCCGGCTCAACCGGCTGGTCGGCTCCACCGAGGGCCGCTCCTTCGCGACAGTGGTCTGCCTGCTGTTCAACCCCCGCACCGGTCGGCTGCGGTACGCGAGCGCCGGTCACCCGTCCCCACTGTTGATCACCGGAGGCGACGTGGCGTTCCTGCACGACCGAGCGCTCGGTCCACCGGTCGGCGCCCTCCCCGGCGCGACCTACGAGTCGGTCGAGGGCGAGTTGCCGGCCGGCACCCGACTGCTGCTCTACACCGACGGGCTGATCGAGGACCGCCAGCTCGGCATCGACGCCTCCCTGGCCCAGCTCCGCATCGACGCGGCCGTCCCGAGTGAGCACGTGGTGGACCTGATCGACGCGGTCGTCGAGCGGGTCACCGGACGGCCGCGCCGCGACGACGTGGCGGTCCTCGCCCTGGAGGCGGCGGAGCTGAACCGCTTCGCGCTGCGGCTACCGGCGGACCCGACCCGGCTCAGCGTGCTGCGGAAGCGGCTGGAGGATTTCCTTGTCGCGCACTCCGTCGGCGAGACCGACCTGTTCGACCTGACCGTCGCCGTCTCCGAGGCTGCCGCCAACGCCATCGAGCACCCGATCCACCCCGCCGAGGCCATGATCAGTGTGGAGGTGGCCATCGAGGATCGGACGGTGACGGCCACTGTGCGTGACAGCGGGCAGTGGCGGGAGTCGACCGGCGCCGGCTTCCGGGGCCGCGGCCTGGCCCTGATCAAGGCGCTGGGCGAGCTGTCGGTACGGCGTACCGATGAGGGCACCGAGGTGACGCTGCGCCGGCAGCTGCAGGACTGACCGCGCGCCCGGCGGCGCGGGCCTTCGGGCCTGGCCTGGGCTCTGCCCGGCCGGTCGAGGAGTGTGCGACGCCGGCCCTAGGCCGGGTCCAGCCAACTCTGCTCGCCGAGGCCGGAGATCTCCAGCACCCGACGGACCTGCCGGGACGGACGGACGGTGAGCATGCCCGGGAACTGCTGGGCGAGCCGGACCACTGCGTGGATGGCGGCCGAGTCGAAGAAGGTGACAGCGCTCAGGTCGAGAGTGATCTTCCCGGCGGGCTCGCGCAGCGCCGTCTGGAGCATCGTGTCCGCGGTCGCCATGTCGACTTCGCCGGCCACCACGACATGGAGGTGGTCACCGTCGATCTCGGCGCTGGCGGAGAAGACGGGCGGTGCTCCCCCTTGATCCACGCAGACACCATGGCACAGCCACCCTGCCAGGGCAACAACCTCCACCGGGCGGCCGTGGCGCGGGTCACCAGCGGTCCCGGCGATAGGCTTGTGGCATGACCGTCCGTCCGCCGCTGACACCAGGCACGCTCTCCCCGATGCGACCGGTGCCATCCCAGATCGCCCGACCGGAGTACGTGGGCAAGAAGCGCCCGCAGGAGTGGCGTGGCTCGCACGTGCAGACGCCGGAGACCATCGAGAAGATGCGGATCGCCAGCCGGCTCGCCGCCCAGGCGACCCAGCTCGCCGGTGAGCACTGCAAGCCGGGCGTGACCACCGACGAGATCGACAAGGTGGTGCACGAGTTCCTCTGCGACCACGGCGCGTACCCGTCGACGCTTGGTTACAAGGGCTTCCCAAAGTCCTGCTGCACCAGCCTCAACGAGGTCATCTGCCACGGCATCCCGGACTCCACCGTCCTGGAGGACGGCGACATCATCAACGTCGACGTGACCGCGTACATCGGTGGGGTGCACGGTGACACCGACGCCACCTTCTGCGTCGGCGAGGTCAGCGACGAGGCCCGGCTGCTTGTCGAACGGACCCACGAGGCGATGATGCGCGGCATCCGCGCCGTCGCCCCGGGCCGGCAGATCAACGTGGTGGGCCGGGTCATCGAGTCGTACGCCAAGCGGTTCGGCTACGGCGTGGTCCGCGACTTCACCGGCCACGGCATCGGCGAGGCCTTCCACAGCGGCCTCTACGTGCCGCACTACGACAGCCCGCGCCCCACTGACATCATGGAGCCGGGCATGACGTTCACCATCGAGCCGATGATCACCCTCGGCACCTACCAGTACGACATGTGGGACGACGGGTGGACAGTGGTCACCAAGGACCGGAAGTGGACGGCGCAGTTCGAGCACACCATCGTGGTGACCGACGACGGCCACGAGATCCTGACCCTGCCGTGACCGACACCCCAGCGGCACTGCGCGAGGCACACCACGCGGACGTCTCCGGCGGCTGGCTACGGCCGGCCGTCTTCGGCGCGATGGACGGCCTGGTCACCAACATCGCCCTGATCGCAGGCGTCGGCGGTGGCGGGGTGTCGCCGCGCAGCATCGTGCTCACCGGCAGCGCCGGCCTGGTGGCCGGGGCCATCTCGATGGGGCTCGGCGAGTACACCAGCGTGCGCTCCGCCAACGAGCAGGTCGCCGCCGAGGTGGCCAAGGAGCGACGGGAACTGGAACGGCACCCCGAGGCGGAGGCCCGGGAGTTGGCCGACGCGTGGGTGGCCCGGGGCCTGCCCCGGGACCTCGCCACCCAGGTCGCCGAGGCGGTGCGGCGCGACCCGGAGGAGGCGCTGCGGGTGCACGTCCGGGAGGAGTTGGGCGTCGACCCCGACGACCAGCCCAGCCCGTGGGCCGCAGCGATCTCGTCGTTCCTGTTCTTCTCCGTCGGCGCGCTGGTCCCGCTGTTGCCGTACCTGCTGGGCGCCACCGAACTGTGGCTGGCGCTCGCCGTCGGCGGGCTCGGGCTGTTCGCCGCCGGTGCCGTGGTGGCCCGGTTCACCCGCCGTCCCTGGTGGACCAGTGGGATGCGTCAGCTGCTGCTGGGCGCCGCGGCGGCCGGTGCCACCTACCTGATCGGCTCGCTGATCGGCGTACCGGGCGGGCTGTGACGCGGCTCAGGCGCTGAGCAGTTCGTCCACAGTGCCGTCGACCGCACGACCACGGGCCGCCAACTCCTCGGCCTGCCGGGCCAGCACCACACCCACCTCGGTCATGTCCGCCCCGGCCAACCCGGTGCGCCGCACCGCGTCCCCCGGGTCACGGAAGTAGGTGCGACTCAGCAGGCCGGTCACAGTGGCCGCAGCCAGCCGGGCCTCACCGAGCATCAGCAGAGCCTGATCGGTCTCGTACCACTCGGCGAGCCGGGCCGCCCGGGAGTGCGCCGCGCTGCCCCGGTACCACGCCTGCCGGGCCGCGGTGCTGAACTCCGCCGGCCGGGCCCGGGCCAGCCGGCCCAGATGCTCGTCGCGCAACGTCCGCAACCAGCCCGTCGGATCGTGCAGCGGCTGTGTGGTGACGTACCTGTCGGCGGTCAACGGCCAGAGCGGGGAGAGCACCCGGGCCTGGGCCAGGTAGTCCTCGGCGGCGGCCACGGTCAGATCGACGAGCACCCCGTCCACCCGCCGGGTCGCCGGCGGCGGCCCGGTCCCGGGCCGATAGGTGACCACCAGCATTCCCGCCTCGCGGTCCCCGCCGCCGTCGTCGTCACCGTGCGCCAGGGGCCCGTGCACCGCGATCGCGAGCGCATCGGCCGGGAACCGCCGCCGGACCGCCTCGGCCACCCGCTCGGCGACCGTCCACCGTCGATCGTCGAGGCCCCGGTCGACACCGGCCGGCTCACTCCTCGCGCTCACGGGACCGCCTTTGTTCGCGGCTGCGGGGCTCGCAACCCCGGCTCACTCCTCGCGCTCACGGGACCACCTCGCCTTGGCTACCGAGCGTCAGCCTAGCCAGCCGACGGCGGAGCTTCGGGCGCGCCGCGCCCGGTCGGGGCCAGCCGGAAGATGTGGATCTCCCGGCCACCGGCCCGCTGCACGTACGTGTGGTACGCGGGCCAGGCGGTGACCAGCAGCTGCCACAACCGGTCCCGTTCGGCGCCGGAGGCCCGCTCGGCCCGCACCGCGACCCGCTGGCCCTTCACGTCCACCTCGGCGGTGGGCTCGGCGAGCAGGTTCATCGCCCAGGCGGGGTGGTGGGTCTGCCCCCAGTTGGAGCCGATCACCACGTACGCGTCGCCGTCGGGCACGTAGAGCAGCGGATTGCTGCGGGGCTTGCCGGAGCGGCGGCCCGTTGTGGTGATCAGCAGGGAGGGGAGCAGGCCGAGCGCGACCACCCGGCCCCGGGTGAGTCGACCAACCATCCGATCGGCCGGAACCAGCAGGCGCGCGGTGGCGCCGAACCAGCGATGATGACCGACTCGACGGACGACATTCCTGAGCACTGACACGCGGATCAGTCTGCCGGCTGCCCAGCCTCGGCGGCACCCCCGCGCGGTCCCCTTTCGATCGTCCGGCGGATCGGTCAGTCCAGCCGCCGTTCGATGGGCAGTCGGGCCCGGGTGAACAGGCCCGCCCCGAGCATCGCCACCACCGGCACCAGCACCAGGACCCCGAGCGCGGGCCACGGCACCAGGAAGGGGTACGGGTCGGACACCGGCCAGTCACTGGCGTACTGCCGGTTCACCGAGACCAGCACGATCGCGGCGGTGCCGAGACCGGCCACGATGCCGAGCACCGAACCGAGACCGGCGATGACCCCGGCCTGGCAGATCGCCAGCAGCCGGCGTACCGCGGGGGCCGCGCCGACGGCCGCGAGGGTGGTCAGCTCGGCACGCCCCTCGGCGGCGGCGAGCGCGGTGGCGACCCCGGCCGCCCCCACCGTGATCAGCCCGGCCGCCGCCGCGAGCAGCAGGAGCAGCGGTGAGACGTCGCGTGGCGGGCCGCCGTTCTCCACGCTCAGCGAGAGCGTGCCGAAGGGCCGCAGGGCGGCGGCGAACCGTGCCTGTTGCTCCTCGTCGGGCGGGGTCGTGGTGCCGATCACCCAGCCGGTCGGGGACCAGTTCAGGTCGAGTTGTCGGGCCGCGGTGGTGGACAGCAGCAGGCGCGACTGGCCGGTCGCCCCAGGCAGCGCGTACCCCGGAAGGTCCCGGACGGTGCTCGTCTCCCGGTCCGGGGCGGCCTCCACCTCGCGGACCCGGACGGTCACCAGGCCGTCGTGCAGGTAGCGCGGGTCGGTCACCACCACGCCGCCGGCCCGCAGCACCGCCGCGGCGGCGGCGGCCGCGGCCGGGTCCACGCCGGTGAGCAGGGGGAGCGCCGTCCCGTCGTCGACTCCGGTCTCCACGTAGCCGCCCAGGTGGTCGATCTCGCGGATCTGGCAGCGGGGATCCGCGCGGGCCTGCTGGCGCTGCGCCTCCGGGAGTTGAACACCGGGCTGCCAGGGGCAGGCCCGGGTCAGCGGGAGCACTGGCGCGATGTCGCAGTAGCCGGTGCGCGCCGTCCCGCAGTTCGGTGTCTGCACCGGGGCGACCGCGCCGACTCCGAGCTGATTGCGGGCCGCGTCGGTGATCTGGGCCAGCGTGGGCTGCCCGGTCGTTCCGATCGGGTAGACCAGCACGTGGCCGGT comes from Micromonospora vinacea and encodes:
- a CDS encoding SpoIIE family protein phosphatase; the protein is MSSAQGGADIGHAALSSRETPPMLAAAFAAGGEMGERLATFDWSSGPLGEPGQWPPALTNAVGMMLASSAPIVMFWGDEQLAFYNDAYRPTIGGKHPDVIGQPARFWWAETWAVLGPLLDDVRSTGRSYRGEDHPFMLDRYGFVEQTYFNVSYDPIRGDDGSVSGVYCIVSETTGRVLGERRLRALSELGAELSDIGSAGELGRTAAGVLGRHRADVPFALIYLADDSGQLTLAGHTGTTPPVTDVTSQLLARLTADGTPATVEVAALLDALPVDAADQALVLPLAATNQTVGALVVGVARQLPLSHDYRDFLGLVAAQISRAVGAQRAYEQERARAAELAALDRAKTNFFANVSHEFRTPLTLVLGPLEDMLADPELPATETDRLTMMHRNALRLLKLVNTVLDFSRLESGRLAARYQPTDLAGYTARLASTFRSATERAGLRLVVDCPPLPTPGFVDRDMWEKIVLNLVSNAVKFTFDGEIRVRIRAVEGAARLEVTDTGVGIVPDELPHVFERFHRVPGVRARTHEGTGIGLALVRELVEMHGGEVGLTSQVDEGSTFTVTIPFGSAHLPADRVAAFDPLPVGEPEQARLFVAETALWAGVAPTPEFDGQPAKTSSAGRILVVDDNADLQEHVSRLLSPTWDVVTANDGLDALPLAREGGFDLVLTDVMMPRLDGFGLVSALRADPRTRHVPIVLLSARAGSAEAVAGLAVGADDYLTKPFSAQELIARVRANVELGQLRGQIIRRLRALADAAVAVNTARSTADVLQVAARHALSLAEAARVVVTAAEARFEADGGGTTAADPSFVAELTGTTGKQLGELQVWRADGDEAQADDAALTQLARLVGVRLENAQLYEAEHRIATTLQHSLLPRSLPQLPGAVVASRYLPGSADVEVGGDWYDAIALNGDELVLVIGDVVGKGVRAAAAMGQLRNALRAYVLEGFDPGESLTRLNRLVGSTEGRSFATVVCLLFNPRTGRLRYASAGHPSPLLITGGDVAFLHDRALGPPVGALPGATYESVEGELPAGTRLLLYTDGLIEDRQLGIDASLAQLRIDAAVPSEHVVDLIDAVVERVTGRPRRDDVAVLALEAAELNRFALRLPADPTRLSVLRKRLEDFLVAHSVGETDLFDLTVAVSEAAANAIEHPIHPAEAMISVEVAIEDRTVTATVRDSGQWRESTGAGFRGRGLALIKALGELSVRRTDEGTEVTLRRQLQD
- a CDS encoding STAS domain-containing protein, which translates into the protein MDQGGAPPVFSASAEIDGDHLHVVVAGEVDMATADTMLQTALREPAGKITLDLSAVTFFDSAAIHAVVRLAQQFPGMLTVRPSRQVRRVLEISGLGEQSWLDPA
- the map gene encoding type I methionyl aminopeptidase, whose product is MTVRPPLTPGTLSPMRPVPSQIARPEYVGKKRPQEWRGSHVQTPETIEKMRIASRLAAQATQLAGEHCKPGVTTDEIDKVVHEFLCDHGAYPSTLGYKGFPKSCCTSLNEVICHGIPDSTVLEDGDIINVDVTAYIGGVHGDTDATFCVGEVSDEARLLVERTHEAMMRGIRAVAPGRQINVVGRVIESYAKRFGYGVVRDFTGHGIGEAFHSGLYVPHYDSPRPTDIMEPGMTFTIEPMITLGTYQYDMWDDGWTVVTKDRKWTAQFEHTIVVTDDGHEILTLP
- a CDS encoding VIT1/CCC1 transporter family protein; this encodes MTDTPAALREAHHADVSGGWLRPAVFGAMDGLVTNIALIAGVGGGGVSPRSIVLTGSAGLVAGAISMGLGEYTSVRSANEQVAAEVAKERRELERHPEAEARELADAWVARGLPRDLATQVAEAVRRDPEEALRVHVREELGVDPDDQPSPWAAAISSFLFFSVGALVPLLPYLLGATELWLALAVGGLGLFAAGAVVARFTRRPWWTSGMRQLLLGAAAAGATYLIGSLIGVPGGL
- a CDS encoding nucleotidyltransferase domain-containing protein — translated: MSARSEPAGVDRGLDDRRWTVAERVAEAVRRRFPADALAIAVHGPLAHGDDDGGGDREAGMLVVTYRPGTGPPPATRRVDGVLVDLTVAAAEDYLAQARVLSPLWPLTADRYVTTQPLHDPTGWLRTLRDEHLGRLARARPAEFSTAARQAWYRGSAAHSRAARLAEWYETDQALLMLGEARLAAATVTGLLSRTYFRDPGDAVRRTGLAGADMTEVGVVLARQAEELAARGRAVDGTVDELLSA
- a CDS encoding nitroreductase family deazaflavin-dependent oxidoreductase, coding for MSVLRNVVRRVGHHRWFGATARLLVPADRMVGRLTRGRVVALGLLPSLLITTTGRRSGKPRSNPLLYVPDGDAYVVIGSNWGQTHHPAWAMNLLAEPTAEVDVKGQRVAVRAERASGAERDRLWQLLVTAWPAYHTYVQRAGGREIHIFRLAPTGRGAPEAPPSAG